One window of Nocardia sp. NBC_00508 genomic DNA carries:
- a CDS encoding VOC family protein has translation MTAGLQTIIYPVTDLAKAKSVFAALLGVDPIADTPYYVGYRVAGQDIGLDPNGHAGKGMTGPIGYWHVEDIEKRIAALVEAGATVDREPKDVGGGKLIATITDADGNMIGLLQP, from the coding sequence ATGACCGCAGGACTGCAGACGATCATCTACCCCGTCACCGACCTCGCGAAAGCCAAGAGCGTGTTCGCCGCGCTGCTGGGCGTGGACCCGATCGCCGACACCCCGTACTACGTCGGCTACCGGGTCGCGGGTCAGGACATCGGCCTCGACCCGAATGGGCACGCGGGCAAGGGCATGACCGGCCCGATCGGGTACTGGCACGTCGAGGACATCGAGAAGCGGATCGCGGCGCTGGTCGAGGCGGGCGCGACGGTCGACCGGGAGCCCAAGGACGTCGGCGGCGGCAAGCTGATCGCCACCATCACGGACGCGGACGGCAACATGATCG